Proteins from a genomic interval of Clostridium scatologenes:
- the purF gene encoding amidophosphoribosyltransferase has translation MCNLKECMNKSLVFDLEEDKFKDECGVFGIFSPDNLDVASITYYGLYALQHRGQESAGIATSDGKELKCYKDMGLVSDVFDQDIIKDLKGISAIGHVRYSTTGSSNANNAQPLVVRYKLGSLAIAHNGNLVNTDIIRELLEEGGSVFQTSIDTEVILNLIAKGAKKGIETAVVNAIQAVKGSYAIVLLTQDKLIGVRDPNGIRPLCIGKINDSYILCSESCALDSVGAEFVRDVEPGEIVIIDKEGIRSINFAEKTKCETCCFEYIYFARPDSTIDGINVYSSRVKTGKKLYEECPAEADIVIGVPDSGIPAAVGYAEASGIPYGTGFIKNKYVGRTFITPSQELRERAVSVKLNPLKVNVEGKRVVIVDDSIVRGTTSRKLVEALRKAGAKEVHFRVSSPVVKYPCYFGIDTPYRSELIGAHAEIEEIRQEIGSDSLGYVSIPGLLEALDINKGFCLGCFSGVYPVSAPMEQAKDHLE, from the coding sequence ATGTGCAATTTAAAAGAATGTATGAATAAGTCTTTAGTATTTGATTTAGAAGAAGATAAATTCAAAGATGAATGTGGTGTTTTTGGTATTTTTTCACCAGATAATTTAGATGTAGCATCTATAACTTACTATGGACTTTATGCACTTCAACATAGAGGACAAGAGAGTGCTGGAATAGCTACATCAGATGGCAAAGAATTAAAATGTTATAAAGATATGGGTCTTGTTTCAGATGTGTTTGATCAAGATATAATAAAGGATTTAAAAGGAATAAGCGCAATAGGTCATGTTAGATATTCTACTACTGGTTCAAGTAATGCAAACAATGCCCAGCCTCTAGTTGTAAGATATAAACTAGGTTCCCTTGCAATTGCCCACAATGGAAATTTAGTTAATACGGATATAATAAGAGAACTTCTTGAAGAGGGAGGATCTGTTTTTCAGACGTCTATTGATACAGAAGTAATCCTAAATTTAATAGCTAAGGGTGCAAAAAAAGGTATAGAAACAGCAGTAGTTAATGCTATACAGGCAGTAAAAGGATCTTATGCAATTGTGCTTTTAACTCAAGATAAACTTATAGGAGTACGTGATCCAAATGGTATAAGACCACTTTGTATAGGTAAGATAAATGATAGCTATATATTGTGCTCTGAAAGCTGTGCACTTGACTCTGTAGGAGCAGAATTTGTAAGAGATGTAGAACCTGGAGAAATTGTAATTATAGATAAAGAAGGAATTAGATCTATAAATTTTGCAGAAAAAACAAAGTGTGAAACTTGTTGTTTTGAATATATATATTTTGCAAGGCCAGATAGTACTATAGATGGTATAAATGTTTATAGTTCAAGAGTAAAAACAGGTAAAAAGCTATATGAAGAATGTCCAGCAGAAGCAGATATAGTTATAGGAGTACCTGATTCCGGTATACCAGCAGCTGTAGGATATGCAGAAGCTTCAGGAATACCTTATGGAACAGGATTTATAAAAAATAAATATGTAGGAAGAACCTTTATAACTCCTTCACAGGAATTAAGGGAAAGAGCGGTTTCAGTTAAACTTAATCCTTTAAAGGTAAATGTGGAAGGAAAGAGAGTTGTAATTGTTGATGATTCCATAGTAAGAGGTACTACAAGTAGAAAATTAGTAGAAGCTTTGAGAAAGGCAGGAGCTAAGGAAGTTCATTTTAGAGTTTCGTCACCTGTAGTAAAATATCCTTGTTATTTTGGAATAGATACTCCTTATAGAAGTGAACTAATAGGAGCTCATGCCGAAATAGAAGAAATAAGACAGGAAATAGGTTCGGATAGTTTAGGGTATGTAAGTATTCCAGGACTTTTAGAGGCTTTAGACATAAACAAAGGTTTTTGTCTTGGATGCTTTAGCGGAGTTTATCCAGTATCAGCTCCTATGGAACAGGCTAAGGATCATTTAGAATAA
- a CDS encoding GDSL-type esterase/lipase family protein, which yields MKLVCIGDSITFGYGVFKKDCWVSLLNNKLKIEIINKGVNGDTTAGMLSRSYDDVITLNPSHVIIMGGCNDFMCGRQLSMVKDNLEELLKEALNYNIIPIVGIEPAIDAILAEKKWSGDVNYDLVNNIEEDYRHWIMEFCNKSKIKYIDFHKCFKEALKNKDPRELYVDGLHPTALGHKLMYQCVIDVFQAMKLCLE from the coding sequence ATGAAATTAGTGTGTATAGGTGATAGTATTACTTTTGGCTATGGAGTCTTTAAAAAAGATTGTTGGGTATCACTATTAAATAATAAACTTAAAATAGAAATTATAAATAAAGGCGTAAATGGAGACACTACTGCCGGAATGTTATCTAGGTCTTATGATGATGTAATCACTCTTAATCCCTCTCATGTAATTATCATGGGTGGCTGTAATGATTTTATGTGTGGACGACAATTAAGTATGGTAAAGGACAATTTAGAAGAATTATTAAAAGAAGCTTTAAACTACAATATTATACCAATAGTAGGTATAGAACCTGCTATAGATGCTATATTAGCAGAAAAAAAGTGGAGTGGAGATGTAAATTACGACTTAGTAAATAACATAGAAGAAGATTACAGGCATTGGATAATGGAATTTTGTAATAAATCCAAAATAAAATATATAGACTTTCATAAATGTTTTAAAGAAGCTTTAAAAAATAAAGATCCAAGAGAGTTATATGTAGACGGTCTTCATCCAACTGCTCTTGGACATAAATTAATGTATCAATGTGTTATTGATGTCTTTCAAGCCATGAAACTATGCCTTGAATGA
- a CDS encoding phosphodiester glycosidase family protein, whose translation MQKNRTVRKKVKRKKLSLKRLICFIIYELIVVIIATPLLIFYGPFKNVRTKFVGTAMATFTHQYFATTFLSKDKINEILNDNKSGGISANESENLGGVSVNYSNDSGIDRYEIDDTKFHAYILEVKNPTRMKIGYTNKLKEVGQKTSEIAEQNGAVAAVNGGGFTDKSSNGKLWTGTGAYPQGIVISNGKIVYSDVKNNEAVNVTAFTKDGKLIVGDHTVSELLKENVTEAISFRNSLIINGKPVSLAEEGLNPRTAIGQKSDGTIIMLVVDGRKGLKAGASLKEVQNILLQRGALNASSLDGGSSSTMYFNGEVINDPCDWNGERTVATAVYVKQ comes from the coding sequence ATGCAAAAAAATAGAACGGTAAGGAAAAAAGTAAAAAGAAAAAAATTATCTTTAAAAAGACTTATATGCTTTATAATTTATGAGTTAATAGTAGTAATTATAGCTACACCACTCTTAATATTCTATGGTCCCTTTAAGAATGTTAGAACTAAATTTGTAGGTACAGCTATGGCTACTTTCACTCATCAATACTTTGCCACAACGTTTTTGTCAAAGGATAAGATAAATGAAATATTAAATGATAACAAAAGTGGTGGAATTTCAGCAAATGAGTCTGAGAATTTAGGTGGGGTTAGTGTAAACTACTCTAATGATAGTGGAATAGATAGATATGAAATAGATGATACTAAATTTCATGCATATATACTTGAAGTAAAAAATCCTACAAGAATGAAGATTGGATACACAAATAAATTAAAGGAAGTAGGACAAAAAACAAGTGAAATAGCAGAACAAAATGGAGCAGTAGCGGCTGTTAATGGAGGAGGATTTACTGATAAATCTTCAAATGGAAAGCTTTGGACTGGAACTGGAGCTTATCCCCAAGGAATAGTTATATCCAATGGGAAAATTGTTTATAGTGATGTTAAAAACAATGAGGCAGTAAATGTTACAGCCTTTACTAAGGATGGAAAATTGATAGTAGGAGATCATACTGTAAGTGAATTGTTGAAAGAGAATGTTACTGAAGCTATATCTTTTAGAAATAGTTTAATTATAAATGGAAAACCTGTTTCTTTAGCTGAAGAAGGACTAAATCCTAGAACTGCTATAGGACAAAAATCAGATGGTACTATTATAATGTTGGTTGTTGATGGAAGAAAAGGGTTAAAGGCAGGTGCTTCATTAAAAGAAGTTCAAAATATACTTCTTCAAAGAGGTGCCTTAAATGCAAGTAGTCTTGATGGAGGGTCTTCTTCTACTATGTATTTTAATGGAGAAGTTATTAATGATCCTTGCGATTGGAATGGTGAAAGAACTGTAGCCACGGCAGTATACGTAAAGCAATAG
- the purE gene encoding 5-(carboxyamino)imidazole ribonucleotide mutase — protein MKVAIIFGSKSDTEKMKGAANALKEFGIDYKAYILSAHRVPEKLMETIKNIENEGCECIIAGAGLAAHLPGVIASHTILPVIGVPINAAIGGMDSLLAIVQMPKSIPVATVGINNSYNAGMLAVQMLSLKYPEIKEKLKKYRKDMKEKFIRDNEEGVEL, from the coding sequence ATGAAAGTTGCTATTATTTTTGGAAGTAAGTCAGATACAGAAAAAATGAAGGGAGCTGCTAATGCATTAAAAGAGTTTGGAATAGATTATAAAGCGTACATACTCTCAGCACATAGGGTTCCAGAAAAGCTTATGGAAACAATTAAAAATATAGAAAATGAAGGTTGTGAATGTATAATAGCAGGAGCAGGTCTTGCAGCTCATTTGCCAGGAGTCATAGCCTCACATACAATTCTTCCTGTAATAGGAGTTCCTATTAATGCAGCAATAGGTGGAATGGATTCACTTTTAGCTATAGTCCAAATGCCAAAATCAATTCCAGTGGCAACAGTAGGTATTAACAATAGTTACAATGCCGGAATGCTTGCAGTTCAAATGTTATCTTTAAAATACCCAGAAATTAAAGAAAAGCTTAAAAAATATAGAAAAGATATGAAAGAAAAATTTATAAGAGATAATGAAGAGGGAGTGGAGTTATAA
- the purM gene encoding phosphoribosylformylglycinamidine cyclo-ligase, with product MITYKDSGVNIEEGYESVKLIKDHAAKTFIPGVLNNLGSFAGMFEIGKYKNPILVSGTDGVGTKLELAFKSKKYDTVGIDCVAMCVNDILCHGAKPIFFLDYIACGKLEANVAADLVKGVSDGCIQGGCALIGGETAEMPGFYPDGEYDMAGFAVGIVEKDDVIDGSKIEDGDALIGIASSGPHSNGYSLIRKLIKNYDEDFNGKKIGDVLLTPTKIYVKPVLKLMEKFDIRGMAHITGGGFYENIPRMFKEDFTSVIDKNSFEVPEIFKHIIELGVDEDHMFNTYNMGIGFVLCVKNEDVEGIIKELDTMGEKAYKIGYVEKGDKKVCLK from the coding sequence ATGATAACATATAAAGATTCAGGTGTTAATATAGAAGAAGGATATGAATCAGTAAAACTCATTAAAGATCATGCGGCAAAAACTTTTATACCAGGTGTATTAAATAATCTTGGAAGTTTTGCAGGTATGTTTGAAATTGGAAAGTATAAAAATCCTATTCTTGTTTCAGGAACAGATGGTGTCGGAACAAAACTTGAATTAGCATTCAAAAGTAAAAAATATGATACTGTAGGAATTGACTGTGTGGCTATGTGCGTAAATGATATATTGTGTCATGGTGCAAAGCCTATATTTTTCCTTGACTATATAGCTTGCGGAAAATTAGAAGCAAATGTTGCTGCAGATTTGGTTAAGGGTGTATCTGATGGCTGCATTCAAGGTGGTTGTGCTTTAATAGGCGGCGAAACTGCAGAAATGCCAGGTTTTTATCCAGATGGAGAATATGATATGGCAGGATTTGCTGTAGGTATAGTTGAAAAAGATGATGTAATAGATGGAAGTAAAATAGAGGATGGAGATGCACTTATAGGTATAGCTTCAAGTGGTCCTCACAGTAATGGATATTCATTAATCAGAAAGCTTATTAAAAACTATGATGAAGATTTTAATGGTAAGAAAATAGGTGATGTACTGTTAACACCTACTAAAATATATGTTAAACCTGTATTAAAGCTTATGGAGAAATTCGACATAAGAGGAATGGCTCATATTACAGGCGGCGGTTTTTATGAAAACATACCAAGAATGTTTAAAGAAGACTTTACATCTGTTATAGATAAAAACAGTTTTGAAGTACCTGAAATATTTAAACACATAATAGAACTAGGCGTAGATGAAGACCATATGTTTAATACTTATAATATGGGTATTGGTTTTGTTTTATGTGTAAAGAACGAAGATGTAGAAGGAATTATCAAAGAACTAGATACTATGGGCGAAAAAGCATATAAAATTGGATATGTTGAAAAGGGAGATAAAAAAGTATGTTTAAAATAG
- a CDS encoding YdcF family protein encodes MIKIKKFILCGIAVITVCVMVFAFQVIYFGQSAKPEKSDCIIVLGCKVYGSTPSPFLAWRADEGLRLLKEGYGKYLIVSGGKGEGESISEAEAMKKYLISKGVDSSKIILEDKSASTMANLINSKSIMEKKNFKTAIIVSNKYHLKRASLMAADQGIKATYSGVFVKPYKSHEYVGYIREVPALMKYYFLKAYSKMF; translated from the coding sequence ATGATTAAAATTAAAAAGTTTATTTTGTGTGGAATAGCAGTAATAACAGTTTGTGTCATGGTCTTTGCTTTTCAAGTTATTTATTTTGGACAAAGTGCAAAACCTGAAAAATCTGATTGTATAATTGTATTAGGATGCAAGGTTTATGGAAGTACTCCAAGCCCTTTCCTTGCTTGGAGAGCAGATGAAGGTCTTAGACTGCTTAAAGAAGGATATGGTAAGTATTTGATAGTGTCTGGTGGAAAAGGTGAGGGTGAGAGTATATCTGAGGCTGAAGCCATGAAAAAATATTTAATTTCTAAAGGTGTAGATTCTTCTAAGATAATATTAGAAGATAAGTCAGCGTCAACTATGGCTAATTTAATAAATTCAAAAAGCATAATGGAAAAAAAGAATTTTAAAACAGCTATTATAGTATCTAATAAATATCACTTAAAAAGGGCCTCTTTAATGGCTGCTGATCAAGGAATAAAAGCAACTTATTCTGGTGTTTTTGTTAAACCTTATAAATCACATGAATATGTTGGATACATTAGAGAAGTTCCTGCTCTTATGAAGTATTATTTTTTAAAAGCTTATTCTAAAATGTTTTAA
- the purN gene encoding phosphoribosylglycinamide formyltransferase, protein MFKIGVLVSGSGTDLQSIIDAVNTGYLTNCSIEAVVSDRDGVYALERAKNNNINAYVIERKIYKGAISDEILKLLYGKVDLIVCAGWLSILKGELIEKFENKIINIHPSLIPAFCGNGMYGMKVHESALEYGVKVSGCTVHFVDNGTDSGPIILQKTVPVYAEDSAEELQKRILIEEHKALPEAVKLISEGKVKVNGRIVIIK, encoded by the coding sequence ATGTTTAAAATAGGAGTACTTGTATCTGGTAGTGGTACAGATCTCCAATCAATTATAGATGCAGTAAACACTGGATACTTAACAAATTGTAGTATTGAAGCAGTTGTAAGTGATAGAGATGGTGTATATGCTCTGGAGAGAGCAAAAAACAATAATATAAATGCTTATGTAATTGAAAGAAAAATATACAAAGGTGCTATTTCTGACGAAATACTTAAATTACTTTATGGAAAAGTAGATTTAATAGTTTGTGCAGGATGGTTATCCATACTTAAAGGTGAGCTTATAGAAAAATTTGAAAATAAAATAATAAACATACATCCTTCATTGATACCAGCATTTTGTGGGAATGGTATGTATGGAATGAAAGTTCATGAGAGTGCTTTAGAATATGGCGTGAAGGTATCAGGCTGTACGGTGCACTTTGTGGATAATGGAACAGATAGTGGCCCAATAATTTTACAAAAAACTGTACCTGTATATGCAGAAGACAGTGCAGAAGAATTACAAAAAAGAATTTTAATAGAAGAACATAAAGCTCTTCCAGAGGCAGTAAAACTTATTTCTGAAGGTAAAGTTAAAGTAAATGGAAGAATAGTTATAATAAAATAA
- the purC gene encoding phosphoribosylaminoimidazolesuccinocarboxamide synthase, whose amino-acid sequence MEKREMIYEGKAKKVYATDDKDKVVVYYKDDATAFNGEKKGQIEDKGVMNNSITSALFELLEKNGVKTHFEKKLNEREQLCKKVEIVPLEVIVRNVAAGSMAKRYGLEEGFELKTTVLELSYKNDDLGDPLINDYHAVAMGITSFDELKTIYTMASKVNEVLKEFFLKQNIKLIDFKLEFGRFNGEILLADEISPDTCRFWDAKTNEKLDKDRFRRDLGNVKEAYIEILNRIGANN is encoded by the coding sequence ATGGAAAAGAGAGAAATGATATACGAAGGAAAAGCTAAGAAAGTATATGCTACAGATGACAAGGATAAGGTAGTTGTTTATTATAAAGATGATGCTACAGCTTTTAATGGTGAGAAAAAAGGACAAATAGAAGACAAGGGAGTAATGAATAATTCAATTACTTCAGCATTATTTGAACTTTTAGAGAAAAACGGAGTAAAAACTCACTTTGAAAAGAAATTAAATGAAAGAGAACAGCTTTGTAAAAAAGTAGAAATAGTTCCTCTTGAAGTTATAGTTAGAAATGTTGCAGCTGGAAGTATGGCTAAAAGATACGGATTAGAAGAAGGATTCGAGCTTAAAACTACAGTATTAGAATTAAGCTATAAAAATGATGACTTGGGAGATCCTCTTATTAATGACTATCATGCAGTAGCTATGGGAATTACAAGTTTTGATGAATTAAAAACTATATATACTATGGCATCAAAGGTTAATGAAGTTTTAAAGGAGTTCTTCTTAAAACAAAATATAAAATTAATAGATTTTAAATTAGAGTTTGGAAGATTTAATGGAGAAATACTTTTAGCAGATGAAATATCACCAGATACATGCAGATTCTGGGATGCAAAGACTAATGAAAAATTGGATAAAGATAGATTTAGAAGAGATCTTGGTAATGTAAAAGAAGCTTATATCGAAATATTAAACAGAATAGGTGCAAACAACTAG
- a CDS encoding alpha/beta hydrolase family protein produces MRYDLIFKDDVEVDTEYPACIKTVVLRSEEKRCLGSMYIAQGKGPHPTINLLHGFPGYEQNIDLAQVLRRIGYNVLIFHYRGSWGSSGSYSFSNILQDVQVSMEFLNSEEALNEYRVDKNKITLIGHSMGGFATLMIAAKNPQIKAAVSISGFNLGAFAENIKESKEKIRKSIDEWIENIYPLNATCAKRLVNEALDNLHNYNVINYADYLSKIPLLLVAGTRDSDAPPSIHHTPLVNALKERNSYNLEEIILDSDHAFSDKRISLIQGIVSWLERHQ; encoded by the coding sequence TTGAGATATGATTTGATTTTTAAAGATGATGTTGAAGTTGATACAGAATATCCAGCTTGTATAAAAACAGTAGTTTTGAGAAGTGAAGAAAAAAGATGTTTAGGCTCAATGTACATAGCACAGGGAAAAGGTCCACACCCTACTATAAACTTACTGCATGGATTTCCAGGATATGAACAAAATATTGATTTGGCACAGGTTTTAAGACGTATAGGGTATAACGTACTTATATTCCACTATAGAGGTTCTTGGGGAAGTAGTGGTAGTTATTCCTTTAGTAATATACTCCAAGATGTACAAGTATCTATGGAATTTTTAAATTCAGAAGAAGCATTAAATGAATATAGAGTAGATAAAAACAAGATAACTCTTATAGGTCATAGCATGGGAGGTTTTGCTACTTTAATGATTGCTGCTAAAAATCCTCAAATAAAAGCTGCAGTGTCAATATCAGGATTCAATTTAGGAGCTTTTGCTGAAAATATTAAAGAAAGTAAAGAAAAAATTAGAAAATCAATAGATGAATGGATAGAAAACATATATCCACTTAATGCAACATGTGCTAAAAGATTAGTCAATGAAGCTTTAGATAATCTGCATAATTATAATGTTATAAATTATGCAGATTATCTATCTAAGATACCATTGTTATTAGTTGCAGGAACTAGGGATAGTGATGCTCCTCCAAGCATTCACCACACACCATTAGTAAATGCTTTAAAGGAAAGGAATTCCTATAATTTAGAAGAAATTATATTGGATTCAGATCATGCCTTTTCGGATAAAAGAATTTCACTCATTCAAGGCATAGTTTCATGGCTTGAAAGACATCAATAA
- the purD gene encoding phosphoribosylamine--glycine ligase: protein MKILIIGSGGREHAIAWKIAQNSKVEKVYCAPGNGGTAVENKCENVNLKSNEELAKFAKDNGIYLTVVGPEVPLTEGIVDLFKSQGLKIFGPSKEAAKLEGSKAFSKEFMKKYGVKTAEYEVFENENEALKYLKGCTYPIVIKADGLAAGKGVVICEEYKMAEETIKDFMVNDIFKGSGKKVVIEEFLEGPEASILSITDGETIIPFISAKDHKQIYDGGKGPNTGGMGAVAPNPYCSVEVLKAFEKEVIEPTLKGIKEEKFDYTGIIFFGIMITKKGPYLLEYNVRLGDPETQAVLPIMESDLLELIEAALDKKLSEFDVKWYNGASCCVAAVSKGYPGKYEVGFEIKGTDKAKRVFVAGAQYEDNKLKTSGGRVLCTQSLGSTLDEAINAAYEDLNKIEFEGIYYRKDIGRAK from the coding sequence ATGAAAATATTGATAATTGGTTCGGGTGGTCGTGAGCATGCTATTGCTTGGAAGATAGCTCAAAATTCTAAAGTGGAAAAAGTTTATTGTGCGCCTGGAAATGGTGGTACGGCAGTAGAAAATAAATGTGAAAATGTAAATTTGAAGAGCAATGAAGAGTTAGCTAAATTTGCTAAAGACAATGGAATATATCTTACTGTAGTTGGACCAGAAGTCCCTCTTACAGAAGGTATTGTAGATTTATTTAAAAGCCAGGGATTAAAGATTTTTGGACCATCTAAAGAAGCTGCAAAGCTTGAAGGCAGTAAGGCTTTTTCAAAAGAATTCATGAAAAAGTATGGAGTTAAAACTGCGGAATATGAAGTTTTTGAAAATGAGAATGAGGCTCTTAAATATTTAAAAGGATGTACATATCCAATAGTTATAAAAGCAGATGGATTAGCTGCAGGAAAAGGTGTAGTAATTTGTGAAGAATATAAGATGGCAGAAGAAACTATAAAAGACTTTATGGTTAATGATATTTTTAAAGGTTCAGGAAAAAAAGTAGTAATAGAAGAATTTTTAGAGGGACCTGAAGCATCAATACTTTCTATAACTGATGGAGAAACTATAATTCCTTTTATATCAGCTAAAGACCATAAACAAATATATGATGGTGGAAAAGGTCCAAATACAGGTGGAATGGGAGCTGTAGCACCTAATCCTTACTGCAGCGTGGAAGTTCTTAAAGCTTTTGAAAAAGAAGTAATTGAACCTACACTAAAAGGCATTAAAGAAGAAAAATTTGATTATACAGGCATAATCTTTTTTGGAATAATGATAACTAAAAAAGGACCTTATCTTTTAGAGTATAATGTAAGATTAGGCGATCCTGAAACTCAAGCTGTACTTCCTATAATGGAAAGTGATTTATTAGAACTTATAGAAGCAGCTTTAGATAAAAAACTTTCAGAGTTTGATGTTAAATGGTACAATGGAGCTTCTTGCTGCGTTGCTGCTGTTTCTAAGGGATATCCAGGAAAATATGAAGTTGGATTTGAAATTAAAGGCACAGATAAAGCTAAAAGAGTTTTTGTAGCTGGAGCACAATATGAAGATAATAAGCTTAAAACAAGTGGTGGAAGAGTTTTATGTACACAATCCTTAGGAAGTACGTTAGATGAGGCTATAAACGCTGCATATGAGGATTTGAACAAGATAGAATTTGAAGGTATATATTACAGAAAAGATATAGGAAGAGCCAAGTAG
- the purH gene encoding bifunctional phosphoribosylaminoimidazolecarboxamide formyltransferase/IMP cyclohydrolase — MLKRALISVFNKEGVLDLAKFLVDREVEILSTGGTYKHLKENNIPVTEVSDVTGFEEILDGRVKTLHPFIHGGILAIRDNKEHMATIEKKGIKPIDMVVVNLYPFFDKVKEDLEFQEKVEFIDIGGPTMIRAAAKNFQDVIVLTDVNDYANVMKQIEENGDVDFNTRKKFAGKVFNLMSAYDGAISNFLLAEEEYPEYLSVSYKKSMNLRYGENPHQSAAYYTSTAEKGSMKDFVQLNGKELSYNNIKDMDVAWKVVNEFEEIACCAVKHNTPCGAAIADNVYDAYMKTFECDDTSIFGGIVAVNRTLDKKTAEELVKIFLEIVIAPDFDEDALEVLKTKKNLRVIKSDMKPQSKVEFAKVDGGILVQSSDDKLVDEVKVVTEKAPTEEEMKDLMFGMKVCKYVKSNAIVVVKDGAAKGIGGGQVNRIWPACDALKRAGDGVVLASDAFFPFGDIVEEAAKYGIKAIIQPGGSLKDDLSIEGCNKNGIAMVFTGVRHFKH, encoded by the coding sequence ATGTTAAAGCGTGCTTTGATAAGTGTTTTTAACAAGGAAGGTGTATTAGATTTAGCTAAATTTTTAGTTGATAGAGAGGTTGAAATACTTTCTACTGGTGGTACATACAAACATTTAAAGGAAAACAATATACCTGTAACAGAAGTTTCAGATGTAACTGGATTTGAAGAAATATTAGATGGAAGAGTAAAAACTCTACATCCATTTATTCATGGTGGAATTTTAGCTATAAGAGATAATAAAGAGCATATGGCAACTATAGAGAAAAAAGGAATAAAACCAATTGACATGGTGGTTGTAAACTTATATCCTTTCTTTGATAAAGTAAAGGAAGATTTAGAATTTCAAGAAAAAGTTGAATTCATAGATATTGGTGGACCTACTATGATAAGAGCTGCTGCTAAAAATTTTCAAGATGTTATAGTATTAACAGATGTTAATGATTATGCAAATGTTATGAAACAAATAGAAGAAAATGGTGATGTCGATTTTAATACAAGAAAGAAGTTTGCTGGAAAAGTATTTAATCTCATGTCTGCTTATGATGGAGCTATAAGTAATTTTTTGTTAGCAGAAGAAGAATATCCTGAATATTTGTCAGTTTCATATAAAAAATCTATGAATTTAAGATATGGAGAAAATCCACATCAAAGTGCAGCTTATTACACTTCTACTGCAGAAAAAGGTTCTATGAAAGATTTTGTTCAGTTAAATGGAAAAGAATTATCTTATAACAATATAAAAGATATGGATGTAGCATGGAAAGTAGTAAATGAATTTGAAGAAATAGCATGTTGTGCTGTAAAACATAATACACCTTGTGGTGCAGCTATAGCAGATAATGTATATGATGCTTATATGAAGACTTTTGAATGTGATGATACTTCAATATTTGGAGGCATTGTAGCAGTTAATAGAACTTTAGATAAGAAAACAGCAGAAGAATTAGTAAAGATATTCCTTGAAATAGTTATTGCTCCTGATTTTGATGAGGATGCTTTAGAAGTTTTAAAAACTAAGAAGAATTTAAGAGTTATAAAGAGTGATATGAAACCTCAAAGCAAAGTTGAATTTGCAAAGGTAGATGGAGGAATCTTAGTTCAATCATCTGATGATAAATTAGTAGATGAAGTAAAGGTAGTAACAGAAAAAGCTCCTACAGAAGAAGAAATGAAGGACTTAATGTTTGGAATGAAAGTATGTAAATATGTTAAATCCAATGCTATAGTTGTAGTTAAAGATGGTGCTGCAAAAGGAATAGGTGGCGGACAGGTTAACAGAATTTGGCCAGCTTGCGATGCTTTAAAGAGAGCAGGAGACGGTGTAGTTCTTGCTTCAGATGCATTTTTCCCATTTGGAGATATAGTTGAAGAGGCTGCAAAGTACGGAATAAAAGCTATAATTCAACCAGGTGGATCTTTAAAGGATGATTTATCCATAGAGGGCTGTAACAAAAATGGAATAGCTATGGTATTTACAGGTGTAAGACACTTTAAACACTAA